A stretch of Triticum aestivum cultivar Chinese Spring chromosome 1D, IWGSC CS RefSeq v2.1, whole genome shotgun sequence DNA encodes these proteins:
- the LOC123182930 gene encoding golgin subfamily A member 4 isoform X1 gives MSCGCGGGVAAGDGGLAEWQRIYDRVEALAAGRARLEARNRTQHEFWDARDKINQSRLHQAELSRSRWEAACRELLPSDDPKLAELLESDLEDSRTCEALLDTENSELLAQLKEDGNCVELNENTADHEHTSGDLISELRKLKRTYETICWNKDKEATEAVQKLQQKIEELQVAACKKDDEIGILQAEASACINKLVVLKGKLDEMRSLDKDIDIQKLKVGQHETLERKIASLPNIQSKEAGNVVGIIQKNADHGAITGELRAELRKLKQAYETLSSNKDKEISKLLEMKDFLLNQLMRMDKDNAELLQKKEVEAAQANEAAQKLQQNVEELEVSVRYKDDEIGRLRAEAGPLKIKEVEAAQANEAAQKLQQNVEELQGIVRYKDDEIGRLRAEAGPLKIKEVEAEAKKAVQTLQQNVEELQVAVRNKDDEIGKLRAEVGHLKIKQVEAAQKLQQNVDVLQIEVRNKNDENCRLPAEAANAEKKVPALEVTHSTEPKTAEASASTKALAVVVAASASPPGASSKPGAGINIDLTPPRLVDDREASPPFPPGFGPPARFKDTTTTAPTATFAVVVAKGDGNPDQSIAGTTDAAGGLDIDNAPLPPASTTTKTKSSMLKGKPRPKVQSNADKEGAELDSILGKRMERNRPESNVGLGENKEMNRDMYKKMRGSVSGEAESNIGVLGRKEATGIGATGN, from the exons TTCTGGGACGCCCGCGACAAGATCAACCAGTCCCGCCTCcaccag GCGGAGCTGAGCAGAAGCAGGTGGGAGGCGGCCTGCAGGGAGCTGCTCCCTTCCGATGATCCCAAGCTCGCCG AACTGCTAGAGAGTGATTTGGAGGATTCAAGAACTTGTGAAGCTCTCTTGGACACCGAAAACTCAGAACTGCTG GCACAACTGAAGGAAGATGGAAATTGTGTAGAGCTTAATGAAAACACTGCAGATCATGAGCACACTTCTGGAGATTTAATATCAGAGCTAAGAAAGTTAAAGCGAACCTATGAGACCATATGCTGGAACAAGGATAAGGAAGCCACTGAAGCCGTGCAAAAGCTTCAACAGAAGATAGAGGAGCTGCAAGTGGCAGCCTGTAAGAAGGATGATGAGATTGGAATATTGcaagcagaagcttctgcttgTATAAATAAGTTAGTGGTTCTAAAGGGTAAACTAGATGAAATGCGATCTTTGGATAAGGACATTGACATCCAAAAGCTCAAAGTTGGGCAACATGAGACTCTTGAACGCAAGATTGCCTCCTTACCAAAT ATACAATCCAAGGAAGCTGGAAATGTTGTAGGTATTATTCAAAAGAATGCGGATCATGGGGCCATCACAGGAGAATTAAGAGCGGAGCTCAGAAAACTGAAGCAAGCTTATGAGACCCTGAGCTCAAACAAGGATAAGGAAATTTCTAAATTACTTGAAATGAAGGATTTTCTTTTGAACCAACTGATGAGAATGGACAAGGACAATGCAGAGCTCCTTCAGAAAAAGGAAGTGGAGGCAGCACAAGCTAACGAAGCAGCACAAAAGCTTCAGCAGAATGTAGAGGAGCTGGAAGTGTCAGTCCGATATAAGGATGATGAGATTGGCAGATTGCGAGCAGAAGCGGGGCCCCTAAAGATAAAGGAAGTGGAGGCAGCACAAGCTAATGAAGCAGCACAAAAGCTTCAGCAGAATGTAGAGGAGCTGCAAGGTATAGTCCGATATAAGGATGATGAGATTGGCAGATTGCGAGCAGAAGCGGGGCCCCTGAAGATAAAGGAAGTGGAGGCAGAAGCGAAGAAAGCAGTGCAAACGCTTCAGCAGAATGTAGAGGAGCTGCAAGTGGCAGTCCGAAATAAAGATGACGAGATTGGCAAATTGCGAGCAGAAGTGGGGCACCTTAAGATAAAACAAGTGGAAGCAGCACAAAAGCTTCAGCAGAATGTAGATGTGCTGCAAATAGAAGTACGAAATAAGAATGACGAGAATTGTAGATTGCCAGCAGAAGCTGCTAATGCAGAAAAAAAGGTACCGGCTCTTGAGG TAACACATAGCACTGAACCAAAAACAGCCGAGGCCTCTGCATCAACAAAAGCCTTGGCTGTTGTGGTGGCTGCTTCAGCATCTCCACCCGGCGCAAGCTCCAAGCCAGGGGCGGGGATCAACATCGACCTGACCCCTCCCCGGCTTGTCGACGACAGGGAGGCCAGCCCGCCCTTCCCTCCGGGTTTCGGGCCACCGGCCCGATTCAAGGACACAACTACCACCGCTCCGACAGCAACCTTTGCGGTGGTGGTTGCGAAGGGGGACGGAAACCCTGACCAGAGCATCGCTGGTACTACTGATGCTGCGGGTGGGCTCGACATTGACAATGCCCCCCTGCCTCCTGCGTCAACAACAACCAAGACCAAGAGCAGCATGCTGAAGGGCAAGCCAAGACCAAAGGTGCAGAGCAACGCGGATAAGGAAGGTGCAGAGCTGGATTCGATCCTAGGGAAGAGGATGGAGCGCAACAGGCCAGAGTCTAATGTAGGTCTAGGGGAAAATAAGGAGATGAACAGAGACATGTATAAGAAAATGAGAGGGTCTGTTAGTGGAGAGGCTGAGAGCAACATAGGTGTGTTAGGCCGTAAGGAAGCTACCGGTATAGGGGCTACCGGGAACTGA
- the LOC123182930 gene encoding FK506-binding protein 15 isoform X3: MSCGCGGGVAAGDGGLAEWQRIYDRVEALAAGRARLEARNRTQHEFWDARDKINQSRLHQAELSRSRWEAACRELLPSDDPKLAELLESDLEDSRTCEALLDTENSELLAQLKEDGNCVELNENTADHEHTSGDLISELRKLKRTYETICWNKDKEATEAVQKLQQKIEELQVAACKKDDEIGILQAEASACINKLVVLKGKLDEMRSLDKDIDIQKLKVGQHETLERKIASLPNIQSKEAGNVVGIIQKNADHGAITGELRAELRKLKQAYETLSSNKDKEISKLLEMKDFLLNQLMRMDKDNAELLQKKEVEAAQANEAAQKLQQNVEELEVSVRYKDDEIGRLRAEAGPLKIKEVEAAQANEAAQKLQQNVEELQGIVRYKDDEIGRLRAEAGPLKIKEVEAEAKKAVQTLQQNVEELQVAVRNKDDEIGKLRAEVGHLKIKQVEAAQKLQQNVDVLQIEVRNKNDENCRLPAEAANAEKK, encoded by the exons TTCTGGGACGCCCGCGACAAGATCAACCAGTCCCGCCTCcaccag GCGGAGCTGAGCAGAAGCAGGTGGGAGGCGGCCTGCAGGGAGCTGCTCCCTTCCGATGATCCCAAGCTCGCCG AACTGCTAGAGAGTGATTTGGAGGATTCAAGAACTTGTGAAGCTCTCTTGGACACCGAAAACTCAGAACTGCTG GCACAACTGAAGGAAGATGGAAATTGTGTAGAGCTTAATGAAAACACTGCAGATCATGAGCACACTTCTGGAGATTTAATATCAGAGCTAAGAAAGTTAAAGCGAACCTATGAGACCATATGCTGGAACAAGGATAAGGAAGCCACTGAAGCCGTGCAAAAGCTTCAACAGAAGATAGAGGAGCTGCAAGTGGCAGCCTGTAAGAAGGATGATGAGATTGGAATATTGcaagcagaagcttctgcttgTATAAATAAGTTAGTGGTTCTAAAGGGTAAACTAGATGAAATGCGATCTTTGGATAAGGACATTGACATCCAAAAGCTCAAAGTTGGGCAACATGAGACTCTTGAACGCAAGATTGCCTCCTTACCAAAT ATACAATCCAAGGAAGCTGGAAATGTTGTAGGTATTATTCAAAAGAATGCGGATCATGGGGCCATCACAGGAGAATTAAGAGCGGAGCTCAGAAAACTGAAGCAAGCTTATGAGACCCTGAGCTCAAACAAGGATAAGGAAATTTCTAAATTACTTGAAATGAAGGATTTTCTTTTGAACCAACTGATGAGAATGGACAAGGACAATGCAGAGCTCCTTCAGAAAAAGGAAGTGGAGGCAGCACAAGCTAACGAAGCAGCACAAAAGCTTCAGCAGAATGTAGAGGAGCTGGAAGTGTCAGTCCGATATAAGGATGATGAGATTGGCAGATTGCGAGCAGAAGCGGGGCCCCTAAAGATAAAGGAAGTGGAGGCAGCACAAGCTAATGAAGCAGCACAAAAGCTTCAGCAGAATGTAGAGGAGCTGCAAGGTATAGTCCGATATAAGGATGATGAGATTGGCAGATTGCGAGCAGAAGCGGGGCCCCTGAAGATAAAGGAAGTGGAGGCAGAAGCGAAGAAAGCAGTGCAAACGCTTCAGCAGAATGTAGAGGAGCTGCAAGTGGCAGTCCGAAATAAAGATGACGAGATTGGCAAATTGCGAGCAGAAGTGGGGCACCTTAAGATAAAACAAGTGGAAGCAGCACAAAAGCTTCAGCAGAATGTAGATGTGCTGCAAATAGAAGTACGAAATAAGAATGACGAGAATTGTAGATTGCCAGCAGAAGCTGCTAATGCAGAAAAAAAG TAA
- the LOC123182930 gene encoding myosin-2 heavy chain, non muscle isoform X2: MSCGCGGGVAAGDGGLAEWQRIYDRVEALAAGRARLEARNRTQHEFWDARDKINQSRLHQAELSRSRWEAACRELLPSDDPKLAELLESDLEDSRTCEALLDTENSELLAQLKEDGNCVELNENTADHEHTSGDLISELRKLKRTYETICWNKDKEATEAVQKLQQKIEELQVAACKKDDEIGILQAEASACINKLVVLKGKLDEMRSLDKDIDIQKLKVGQHETLERKIASLPNIQSKEAGNVVGIIQKNADHGAITGELRAELRKLKQAYETLSSNKDKEISKLLEMKDFLLNQLMRMDKDNAELLQKKEVEAAQANEAAQKLQQNVEELEVSVRYKDDEIGRLRAEAGPLKIKEVEAAQANEAAQKLQQNVEELQGIVRYKDDEIGRLRAEAGPLKIKEVEAEAKKAVQTLQQNVEELQVAVRNKDDEIGKLRAEVGHLKIKQVEAAQKLQQNVDVLQIEVRNKNDENCRLPAEAANAEKKVPALEGKLLEMHSLVKEKNDEIQKLKNWQPESLKCKCVSSIAV, translated from the exons TTCTGGGACGCCCGCGACAAGATCAACCAGTCCCGCCTCcaccag GCGGAGCTGAGCAGAAGCAGGTGGGAGGCGGCCTGCAGGGAGCTGCTCCCTTCCGATGATCCCAAGCTCGCCG AACTGCTAGAGAGTGATTTGGAGGATTCAAGAACTTGTGAAGCTCTCTTGGACACCGAAAACTCAGAACTGCTG GCACAACTGAAGGAAGATGGAAATTGTGTAGAGCTTAATGAAAACACTGCAGATCATGAGCACACTTCTGGAGATTTAATATCAGAGCTAAGAAAGTTAAAGCGAACCTATGAGACCATATGCTGGAACAAGGATAAGGAAGCCACTGAAGCCGTGCAAAAGCTTCAACAGAAGATAGAGGAGCTGCAAGTGGCAGCCTGTAAGAAGGATGATGAGATTGGAATATTGcaagcagaagcttctgcttgTATAAATAAGTTAGTGGTTCTAAAGGGTAAACTAGATGAAATGCGATCTTTGGATAAGGACATTGACATCCAAAAGCTCAAAGTTGGGCAACATGAGACTCTTGAACGCAAGATTGCCTCCTTACCAAAT ATACAATCCAAGGAAGCTGGAAATGTTGTAGGTATTATTCAAAAGAATGCGGATCATGGGGCCATCACAGGAGAATTAAGAGCGGAGCTCAGAAAACTGAAGCAAGCTTATGAGACCCTGAGCTCAAACAAGGATAAGGAAATTTCTAAATTACTTGAAATGAAGGATTTTCTTTTGAACCAACTGATGAGAATGGACAAGGACAATGCAGAGCTCCTTCAGAAAAAGGAAGTGGAGGCAGCACAAGCTAACGAAGCAGCACAAAAGCTTCAGCAGAATGTAGAGGAGCTGGAAGTGTCAGTCCGATATAAGGATGATGAGATTGGCAGATTGCGAGCAGAAGCGGGGCCCCTAAAGATAAAGGAAGTGGAGGCAGCACAAGCTAATGAAGCAGCACAAAAGCTTCAGCAGAATGTAGAGGAGCTGCAAGGTATAGTCCGATATAAGGATGATGAGATTGGCAGATTGCGAGCAGAAGCGGGGCCCCTGAAGATAAAGGAAGTGGAGGCAGAAGCGAAGAAAGCAGTGCAAACGCTTCAGCAGAATGTAGAGGAGCTGCAAGTGGCAGTCCGAAATAAAGATGACGAGATTGGCAAATTGCGAGCAGAAGTGGGGCACCTTAAGATAAAACAAGTGGAAGCAGCACAAAAGCTTCAGCAGAATGTAGATGTGCTGCAAATAGAAGTACGAAATAAGAATGACGAGAATTGTAGATTGCCAGCAGAAGCTGCTAATGCAGAAAAAAAGGTACCGGCTCTTGAGGGTAAGCTACTGGAAATGCATTCCTTGGTTAAGGAGAAAAACGATGAAATACAAAAACTGAAAAATTGGCAACCTGAGAGTCTGAAATGCAAATGTGTTTCTTCTATAGCAGTT TAA